tgagggcctaccgcgaaccacgttcgacgtgttgcctccctgtcacacttacgtacgaatttacaagtgcgacagagaggcaacacgtcgaacgtggttcgcggtaggccctcagaaatggacactgaggcataattatcattattttggaatttaagtactatataatattatttgtagtcttttggaatatcatattttatttgaactaataatattgtataataataaatcataaaagctctatttagggacaagaaagaactttcaacggcaacactaaaaataaactgtcaaatagtcaagtcgccacaaagcggcaccgcgtttgttggttgcctttgctttgtttctgtttatacaaacttattaatttcatattatagcttcatttgaactatagtacaagtacgtgaatagaatacctagacgtgtcttgcttggtgcagttgcgtaggtatgctaaaaggaaagttggaagaccgatgtggcgctttaaagactgtgctaagcgtgacatgtgcccaaaatgtgggaggtcgtgccgctcacgcatcggcctccacaatcaccaaacccgttgtctaaacagcaatgcataaatcgtctgcaatagacgaaaagacctgtgatgatgacgtgaattgccgatgtagtaacggaacactactaatggtaaaacctacatattaatctgacagtgtctactgtttgccaataaatgataaaattgataaaaaattaacacttcaggtaagtttgttttgaatacaaaggttaattaaataatttatcaccacaccaactggtaaaggcccccttgattgttcaaatactaatgagaaaattgcatttatgatttatcccacatgtggggcaaagtaatcagatctaaattttgagtttccttatgttagctggtagaatttacttttaaatgatgattttgaattataaattctttataatgttcatgtggatttgatttttttggtattttatagttggtattttccctgcattggcatggtgataaattctgtgtttcattaggtggcaatgtttgtttaaccctcgtgccttgaattctcacaacgctcaagattccacttctcgaaccactcgctacgctcatagttcaaatcttctgcttgccctggaatcaacattagcatgagcggttaaacaactgctttgcccccttgcccactaataactattgtcaagttttattttaaccccccatgctaatattgatacccgagcaagcaaaagattccaaagtatttagagttagagcaagaaagaagaaaggtacgtcataatttcaaagatgtttgacatttaaaataacacatgtactgcgcaggcgatcaatatcgctgcatacttttcttggtctaaatctatacaatggttagtgtttgcaaacagactccaatgtgaaggcaatgtgtattaaactttattgtgatattattacattttatatataaaaaatatgtttctgatttcaggacccagcctctagccactagaagttacaatgtatgcaacaagagagtgaagatgaaatagtcaatgcatctctgtacagtcgccatcagatatatcggaacggccaaggtgttcacaatatctgaacacgcactctaacgccctgacaatagaggcgtgttcagatatttgtgagcgccttggccgctccgatatatctgatggcgactgtaccacaagtaaaatattttgagtggaagatggttgagattgattcctgtttcaacggacagacacatgctatgaagattctcttaaaaataataaaatacaattaataaattcaatgtttaacatgatagtgactttattttgtctacccactaacaaccaatttgttcaatgctggcgggcaatggcggtaaacttaaatatttgatgtggtatgaagctaaatgttttgaacataatggcaagccactaaaaagttttaatcctagattagccattaaactgtggctgccagtctgatttgttaattgttatataagtacagtcagcgtcatatagtaggtagcatccaaagtattcaaatagttcggtacaccatattatttgtatggcgtactgaactatttgaatactttggatgcgacctactatacgacgctgactgtacttaatttaaatatatataaattgtatattatttctacggcctcctagctagtcagtagtgacagtgaccctgctctgctatgtgctatgaagtaggaggtcctgggttcaaatcctcataggacatttatttgttttttaattgtgtgtgtatatattaatggtctatatctattcccatctgtccacacctcttgtatggcggcggggacaaatgggccaccaccatgggacaccatattaatacacttttagggggatccgaacctaggacttccagctttgatatgatcataaaatataagatatgtatgtatttacatttacacattgtattattgctctcatacatatagggatgtttttttaaatgtcggatgtctcttctcttttgagcatgaatagaagcaggggataactgacagaacgggatagtcttatgtatctttcagtaggagtagcagcgaaagcgctattattgtttgtccttgtcacagtctcacatcttgttttattccccaccgtaaattgaccaccgtgattggtcgaattcatttgttgcccaccataacaaataaattcgaccaatcatagcggcgcaatgcgacgctatgattggtcgaatttacatgttttgtccctcacggaggcacgcgtacaccacttctataggatgctaccttctatgcttttgagcaagtttttgtcacctgccctgctattcaaactactcaagaatttacaatgttttgttaccaagtaggtcgattagtgtaagactgtcctaaaatatatgtatagctatatgaggacaattttgtaatgcgtaaggttaagtaaattaatatacaaacagcaacactcctaactgtacatcggtacagttaacacttaacagtgtggctgatgataccatgtaggtttaatatattttaattattatcacgtttctaagaacaatagtacattattgtcgaggttcggaagtagctacttgcaagctgaggattcgttttaaacggacgaccttgggagtccgtttaattgaatccgaagccagcaagtagccttccagccgagtcatatatagtgcttttctcaaaaatggtgcaagagatattttacagaagcaacgttctaattttcacagagaaaagtaaaaccattaaaaagatttgcttgccgcctttaaaaaaaatagaagtgtatttttctgctgaaaatacgccaacgtatttgagacacctaaatagtcgcggtaccaacattatattaataataagtgctgatcatctgttcggctgtttaatggacctatgccttcatttgatatggccatttaaagttttaaaaagtttggaactcgtttaataatggaatttgtatgcaacattgcagtcccgaaatcgagacagcaatgtttttaactttttaatttttagaatgaccataaactacacacttcgcgacctattttttaaccggcaacgtcgactttgccgtccatttttgagaaaaattatattatttattacttaataatgttgatatgttgtctgtgatatgatcataaagtatgaggatttactacagtgacatctattgatagtctttctcaaacaatcgagctatttagtgtgttacaacggcaagaaactaactgtctagtaatgcgatagatggcgcttagaatagttcatgccattatttatttatttttttctgcgtcgatttactatgtgtaaatggatgttttaaaaggtttttgttgtaatatgctaaataaattagaactatacatgttaatttaaaaattggcaagatttgaaataacacaaatatatatttaggcccaatggtgctctgagtgacatctcttggatttttgtggaactaagcgaggcttgtatgggccgattactctatactatacttactttatggtaTGGAGAATTGGGCTTGCCGAGAAAGTGTTTTAACCGTAAAGAGGTAACAGATAGTTATTTTGCAATTATAATAAGTGTTATGAATTTAAGGTACCACAAGACATCCGAAACAGCAAAATTTGTGAGCATTGTGCAACTGAACTGCGGGCAGCCGCAGAATTCAAAGTTAAAGTTATAAAATCAATCAACTACTTGGCGTCGGCAGATTTGAAAGTAGAAAATGATGACTGTGATGATTTTGATGACAAAATTAGTGTGGAATTTGATGAAGAACCCCAACCTGTTGAAAATACAGGTATGCTGAagttcatattattataatagtagagacccgccccggattcacacgggttaacaaattatacataaaccttcctcatgaatcactctatccattaaaaaaaaccgcatcaaaatccgttgcgtagttttaaagatctaagcatacatagggacagacagacagcgggaaacaactttgttttatactatgtagtgatactgaAATACATGTTatgtactaaagaaaaagtgaccatgcAAGCCCACCAGTGGAGGAGGCCGGATTCAAACCAGCATCTTCAGGTAAAACCTGGCCCTAGACCCCAAGACTACAcagcaatttaaataaaaatatttctattctattctattcaatttATTTGCTTGCACGTAACAATGATCTTGGCATAATGTGTGTGACATTTTAATAAACGAAAAATGGTGACCACTTCACATctatagtaaaaaaaacaatagttagcaatccagcgcgggaacgctacCTGCCCTGCGTGATGGGGCACCAAGGGCTCAAaaatttgataggtatttttaatttttagctttagttattTTAACTGTAGTTACTTTTAGGTGgttttataccacttatataatAAACGAGTGATTAAACTGGTGTTTGAAACCCTAATTGAAACTGGTGTTCTTACAGAGGTAAAAACATTAGGTAATCACTGTTAAAAAAGTATTGTAAAAATTCAATGTGACGTAATAATTTCGTTCACTGTCCGTTTTTCAGGACAAATTTatgtcataaaactgaactccAAGAATAGCTTTTATGATGATAACAAGACTTCTGTGGCGGATGACACTGAGGTTGTGGGTTTCAATGAAGATGATGAAATTGATGAAACAAGTTTAGCGCAAGAAACAAGCTTATTGAAAGAAAGAACAgataaaggtgagttttttaaccttttaaccgccatagaaaacgtcatcgagcgtgctcgtgtcgccggggggtacgaagcagggatgttgcgaacatccgcatccgcatccgcaaccgcggaacttccgcattattttcaacatccgcatctgcatccgcatccgcataaaatcgatgcggagcttatgcggatgcggatgtcgaacaagtcggtacaggaacgtcttagcggcggcgtaagtgctaggtaatttcgtcattacctataacgaaatcatctagatccagaaaagtcggcgaagttactgtttattaaatataacgcacctatattcttgctcaaatactaaacgtttcgttatttttaataaaaaaaatacaaaaaatgtaatatttgacgttttctaagtacctaatcttgacatccgcatccgcattcgcatccgcggatgtgagcctttaaatatccgcatccgcatccgcatccgcggatgtcaaaaaatctgcatccgcaacatccctggtacgaagttacacgaagttttgtcttatttatcagacagcggcgaaatgagcccgattttgtatgtcttatatatcagctagtctacggcggttaaaaggttaatataaAAAAGGCAAACGAACAGGcgtatcgcctgatggtaagcaattgccgttgcccatggacacctgcaagaCTAgagggttgcaagtgcgttgccggtgtTTAAGATGGGACTACACTCTCATTTAAGATTGGGATGTGAGTTAGTGGAAAGGGGCAAATATTGTAAtgattgttagggttccgtacgtcaaaaggaaaaaacggaatccttataggatcactcgtgcgtctatcTGCCTGCCTGTCCattctccccccccccccctttatctccgaaaatactgggtctaaaattttgaaaaaaatacacaaaatagttctttaactatagatgacaggaaaacctattagaaatgtgcagtcaagcaaatgtgagtcggacttaatgtacggaacccttgaaacgcgattccgactcgcacttggccggtttttatattttctttaaGTTCTGATGAATATAAACAGCATGATGAAACTGTGTGGCTCAATCGCACTAATCTcaattcaattttggaatctacCGCTTGCTTGGATGTCAACATTATCAAGAGGAGTTAAATAACAACTTTACGCACTTGTAAAAAACGTATAACttaggtattaattatgttCTATTTCATTTTTCAGGTTATCCAAGCAGTGCGCAGCAAAATTTAAAACAACCGGAATCGCAGAACCACAAGGACTTAAAGGACAACTCTTTAACACTTGTATTCAACTCCAATCTATGTCTATTCAAATCTTTGAAGACCAAATTTGGCTGTTTCGTCTGTAAAGAAGCATTCCTTAACATAAACGATTTAAGACAACATTCGAAAATACACTCTAATGCAGAGGCGATAAAAGCCAAATTCAATCGCTTGAGAGGCATGTCATACCAAAATGCGgatatttcaaatttggaatgCATAAAATGTGGAGCAGCTTGCTTGGATTTGACCGGTTTGAAAAAACACCTCATAGAAAACCATGAGATCAAATTTGGAGATGCTGAACATTTTTTAATACCATACAAATTAGAGGATTCCTTCGAATGTGTTTTATGTAGTGAAAAATTCAACACATACATGAGATTATCAATCCACATGAATAACCATTATTCAAACAATGTGTGCGAAATTTGCGGTAACTCGTATATAAACAGAATGAGTCTAAGAATCCATTTGCAAAcgcggcatagagaaaaaaagtgtagtcTATGCTCTGATACTTTTTTAACGAGTTACGCGCGGGTCAGACACATGAGGACACACCATAACAGTTCCATGTCAAAGAGGTATTGTCTTATCTGTGGTAAAACGTTCCTTTACACGTATCAGCTGATCGAGCACAAAATTTTAGAGCACGGCGCGAAACGACAG
The DNA window shown above is from Cydia amplana chromosome 25, ilCydAmpl1.1, whole genome shotgun sequence and carries:
- the LOC134659514 gene encoding zinc finger protein 454-like: MSSNTCLFCLGPEGTKDIFHKHYHEGKNEMYSELLLKTYNVNVPQDIRNSKICEHCATELRAAAEFKVKVIKSINYLASADLKVENDDCDDFDDKISVEFDEEPQPVENTGQIYVIKLNSKNSFYDDNKTSVADDTEVVGFNEDDEIDETSLAQETSLLKERTDKGYPSSAQQNLKQPESQNHKDLKDNSLTLVFNSNLCLFKSLKTKFGCFVCKEAFLNINDLRQHSKIHSNAEAIKAKFNRLRGMSYQNADISNLECIKCGAACLDLTGLKKHLIENHEIKFGDAEHFLIPYKLEDSFECVLCSEKFNTYMRLSIHMNNHYSNNVCEICGNSYINRMSLRIHLQTRHREKKCSLCSDTFLTSYARVRHMRTHHNSSMSKRYCLICGKTFLYTYQLIEHKILEHGAKRQLSKCSLCPKTFPNTQNLKIHIRSVHVRERNFPCHACEMRFFTKFDQKRHERTHLDEKSYVCGICESKFKGKDSLRRHLKRQHGHT